The Zalophus californianus isolate mZalCal1 chromosome 8, mZalCal1.pri.v2, whole genome shotgun sequence genome has a segment encoding these proteins:
- the B4GALT5 gene encoding beta-1,4-galactosyltransferase 5, whose protein sequence is MRVRRGLLLRLPRRSLLAALFFFSLSSSLLYFVYVAPGIVNTYLFMMQAQGILIRDNMRTIGAQVYEQVVRSAYAKRNSSMNDSDYPLDLNHSETFLQTTTFLPEDFTYFANHTCPERLPSMKGPIDINMSEIAMDDIHEIFSKDPAIKLGGHWKPSDCVPRWKVAILIPFRNRHEHLPVLLRHLIPMLQRQRLRFAFYVVEQVGTQPFNRAMLFNVGFQEAMKDLDWDCLIFHDVDHIPESDRNYYGCGQMPRHFATKLDKYMYLLPYAEFFGGVSGLTVEQFRKINGFPNAFWGWGGEDDDLWNRVQNAGYSVSRPEGDTGKYKSIPHHHRGEVQFLGRYALLRKSKERQGLDGLNNLNYFANVTHDALYKNITVNLTPELAQVTEY, encoded by the exons TGAACACCTACCTCTTCATGATGCAAGCTCAAGGCATTCTGATCCGGGACAACATGAGAACAATTGGCGCTCAGGTTTATGAGCAGGTGGTTCGGAGTGCTTATGCCAAGAGGAATAGCAGCATGAATGACTCAG ATTATCCTCTTGACTTGAACCACAGTGAAACCTTCCTACAAACCACAACATTTCTTCCTGAAGACTTCACCTACTTTGCAAACCATACCTGCCCCGAGAGGCTCCCTTCCATGA AGGGCCCAATAGACATAAACATGAGTGAAATTGCAATGGATGACATCCATGAAATCTTCTCTAAAGACCCAGCCATCAAGCTCGGAGGTCACTGGAAGCCTTCAGATTGCGTGCCTCGATGGAAG GTGGCGATCCTCATTCCTTTCCGGAACCGCCACGAGCACCTCCCGGTCCTGCTCAGACACCTGATTCCCATGCTTCAGCGCCAGCGCCTGCGGTTCGCGTTTTATGTGGTTGAGCAG GTTGGCACCCAACCCTTTAATCGAGCCATGCTTTTCAATGTCGGTTTTCAAGAAGCAATGAAAGATCTGGACTGGGACTGTCTTATTTTTCACGATGTGGATCATATACCGGAAAGCGATCGGAACTACTATGGATGTGGGCAGATGCCAAGGCACTTTGCAACTAAGTTGGACAAGTATATGTATCT GCTTCCTTACGCCGAGTTCTTTGGTGGAGTGAGCGGCTTAACAGTGGAGCAGTTTCGGAAGATCAATGGCTTTCCGAACGCTTtctggggttggggtggagaaGATGACGACCTGTGGAACAG AGTACAGAACGCAGGCTACTCTGTGAGCCGGCCGGAAGGTGACACAGGGAAGTACAAGTCTATTCCTCATCACCATCGAGGAGAAGTCCAATTTCTTGGAAG GTACGCTCTGCTGCGCAAGTCCAAAGAACGGCAAGGGCTGGACGGCCTCAACAACTTGAACTACTTTGCGAACGTCACACACGACGCCCTGTATAAAAACATTACCGTGAACCTGACACCCGAGCTGGCTCAGGTGACCGAGTACTGA